One genomic region from Chlamydia poikilotherma encodes:
- a CDS encoding DUF5422 family protein, with translation MNCREVCKKSSQVYFDCTFPERVVARRCKNKAQQYPKTAMAIEIAVSVILGTIKIITFPIATFSALGVIPFTCAVKSISTRSCEHALPYLAAWFISLLISALIIGAVFGLVMIAPEVVFLMIGICGAVGASATLLNIHRELFSLRSLQTQEIKKDMASEETLSVSSSPDLSPSSRKGSSEITSHNVETTLENGNS, from the coding sequence ATGAATTGTCGTGAAGTTTGTAAAAAAAGCTCACAAGTTTATTTCGATTGTACATTTCCTGAGAGGGTTGTTGCGCGTCGCTGTAAAAATAAAGCACAGCAATATCCAAAAACAGCAATGGCTATTGAGATAGCGGTATCTGTTATTCTCGGCACAATCAAAATTATCACTTTCCCAATAGCAACATTTTCAGCTTTAGGAGTGATTCCCTTTACTTGTGCAGTAAAATCGATTTCTACGAGAAGCTGCGAACACGCCCTTCCTTATTTGGCAGCATGGTTCATCAGCCTTTTGATCTCTGCTCTTATTATTGGTGCTGTTTTTGGCTTGGTTATGATTGCTCCTGAGGTTGTCTTCTTGATGATCGGTATCTGCGGAGCTGTAGGTGCCAGCGCTACGCTTTTAAATATCCATAGGGAATTATTTTCTTTAAGATCTTTACAAACTCAAGAGATTAAAAAAGACATGGCTTCAGAAGAAACCCTGTCCGTTTCTTCATCCCCGGATCTCTCCCCCTCTAGCCGGAAAGGTTCTTCGGAAATTACAAGCCACAACGTGGAAACCACTTTAGAAAACGGAAATTCCTAA